TATTCTCAACACTGATACGGTGTACCGGATATTGATACACAAAACCCTGAGCCGCAGCAGCAAACCGTGGGACGGTTGAACTGAGGTCAGCGTTTGCGTCAATATCCACGCTGACTTCGTCTTCACTGACATCGATGGCCAGTTCTAGCCACTCATAATGCGCTAGCTCATATAAATAATCAGGGTCATCGGGATGAGCCCGAAACTCCTGCTCCAGATACGCTAGGAATTCCTGCGGGATTTCCAGAAAATAAGGTGTTTGGCAAAAATGACTCTCGAAGAAATCCCGTGCAATTTCATTCCAGCGTTTGGCTCCGATGATTTCCGCACACACCGGGAAAGTTCCATCAAGAAAACCACTCACATTATTAAAAAACAGATCGCTGTAGATTTTCATTCGTCGGGGATCGATATCTGCAGGAATCGGATGTTTATGAGGTGCACGAATATGAGCTGCGAACGCGCGCTGGGTGTCGATGTGTTTTGCGGATACTGATCCAGACTTCGCCATATTAGCCAGCCTGAATAGACTTTGCGTTGACCTGAAGTTGCAGAGATCGAATCTGATCAACCTCGGTGACTAATTCCCCAATGGCAGGGAAATTAAAATCTCGTTCCAGCAGTGTCGGAATAACACCGTGAATTTTGTAGGTTTCTGCCAGCACATCCCAAACGATGTCTTTTACTTCCATTCCGTGAGTATCAACCAACAGGTCGTCTGCTTCGTCAAAA
The Saccharospirillaceae bacterium genome window above contains:
- a CDS encoding putative DNA-binding domain-containing protein, which encodes MAKSGSVSAKHIDTQRAFAAHIRAPHKHPIPADIDPRRMKIYSDLFFNNVSGFLDGTFPVCAEIIGAKRWNEIARDFFESHFCQTPYFLEIPQEFLAYLEQEFRAHPDDPDYLYELAHYEWLELAIDVSEDEVSVDIDANADLSSTVPRFAAAAQGFVYQYPVHRISVENIHPEPHQTALIVFRDRQDQVRFIETNLMTIHLLIKLKSAELTGLQAVEQLLLENDLERSPVALQGGLSILEEWRQQGLILGGSVV